The Anaerolineales bacterium genome window below encodes:
- a CDS encoding FHA domain-containing protein, producing the protein MPAPTHRLIVRTGPNPGMVFDLTKEVTLIGRDVTNDIVVGDPELSRQHARLTRTPAGYILEDLGSTNGTFVNSERLVTARALSAGNLLGFGENVTVTFDSMSPEAAATVMAAAARPVAPLPRVQAPATPPPPTPAGIPADQPKPSGRRSWVMAGCGCLVLIVTCIAFLFFMDSFFPDILYAPMQIFGF; encoded by the coding sequence ATGCCGGCGCCAACCCATCGTTTGATCGTCCGCACGGGCCCGAATCCGGGCATGGTCTTTGACCTGACGAAGGAGGTTACCCTGATCGGCCGAGATGTCACGAATGACATCGTGGTGGGCGATCCCGAGCTCTCGCGCCAGCATGCGCGGCTCACCCGCACCCCGGCCGGGTACATCCTAGAGGATCTGGGCTCCACCAATGGCACCTTCGTCAACAGTGAGCGCCTGGTGACCGCCCGCGCCCTGAGCGCCGGCAACTTGCTGGGCTTCGGGGAGAACGTCACCGTCACCTTCGACTCGATGTCTCCGGAGGCCGCCGCCACGGTGATGGCCGCGGCTGCTCGACCGGTTGCACCCTTGCCGCGGGTGCAGGCCCCGGCCACGCCGCCGCCACCGACCCCGGCCGGTATCCCGGCTGACCAGCCGAAGCCATCCGGACGCAGGTCGTGGGTGATGGCCGGGTGTGGCTGTCTGGTGCTGATCGTGACCTGTATCGCCTTCCTGTTCTTCATGGACAGCTTCTTCCCCGATATCCTGTATGCTCCCATGCAGATTTTTGGGTTCTGA